In Iodobacter fluviatilis, one DNA window encodes the following:
- a CDS encoding T6SS phospholipase effector Tle1-like catalytic domain-containing protein, protein MSARFSSECRPNPLVLEAKEQDQRSITQNRPKSLPCKQDIYLGFFFDGTNNNKYRDTDAFAHSNVARLYEVYSGEPTVAKLKVLKKAAKADAAAAWSSVIPKDEKKYYRKTYIPGVGTPFIELGDSGEGMDNTLGLAMSKHGEVRINWALLQVSNHIHAAIMGTQFSDPLKDDAELATEMLDETARDRGSQYSIRTPSRGRGFILQDRSQKLAKAIAPIVRGSPTIRSVRLSVFGFSRGAAEARVFCSWLQKYYSDGIAGIPLKIDFLGIFDTVASVGLANSVPIGGVEGHYAWASEENLQVSSAVKRCVHLVSAHEVRGSFPLDSIGSGAHCKEVVYPGVHSDVGGGYPPNDQGRSIGEGAAGDAKKLSQIPLAQMYREALIASVPLLAPIDFNDFHQSNFKIDPVTVKVFNDYIAATRFGSGKPSGVMWLTEIQAEEPLLQIIHRHYGIFLRWRKSMLGKVHLLPGIAASLDSAAKKTQDRHDLQTTDQALQQELNMLEKYSPLVSELSIWPAKVGDWSGGVSTEWHKQEAVSPASKVLFETLVHDSRAWFKPGNFSDDDQVWFNDGGMEKSRKIMIKSIEAEQERIRSPYRLSDEQMKLVDNKDYKKNVERIENLKTNKTYMVRSGGQEPIRLYGYLRWRHVFGAAALSAPLQEPVSKEVMRRRELENQQHENNLQSLNQQNINARKRYQEGQINAQSYGEALRDNSLRMSAEHQRHAAAMAAIK, encoded by the coding sequence CATTACTCAAAACCGCCCCAAAAGCCTGCCATGCAAGCAAGACATTTACCTCGGTTTCTTTTTTGACGGTACAAATAATAATAAATACCGTGATACAGATGCTTTTGCTCATAGCAATGTGGCGCGTTTGTATGAGGTGTACTCTGGTGAACCCACCGTTGCTAAATTGAAAGTCCTTAAAAAAGCAGCTAAAGCAGATGCCGCCGCAGCGTGGTCTTCAGTCATCCCAAAGGATGAGAAAAAGTATTATCGTAAAACGTATATTCCTGGCGTCGGCACGCCCTTTATTGAACTGGGTGATTCAGGAGAGGGGATGGACAACACCTTGGGCTTGGCCATGTCCAAGCATGGCGAGGTCCGTATTAATTGGGCCTTATTGCAAGTCAGTAATCATATTCATGCGGCCATTATGGGGACGCAGTTTAGTGATCCTTTAAAAGACGATGCTGAGTTGGCGACAGAAATGCTGGATGAAACAGCGCGAGATCGAGGGTCTCAATATTCAATCCGCACACCTAGCCGAGGCCGCGGTTTTATTTTGCAGGATAGGTCGCAAAAGCTAGCTAAAGCCATTGCACCGATTGTTCGAGGCTCACCCACTATTCGTTCTGTTCGTCTTTCCGTGTTTGGTTTTTCACGCGGTGCGGCCGAGGCTAGGGTTTTCTGCAGCTGGCTGCAAAAATATTACAGCGATGGCATTGCAGGTATTCCTTTAAAAATCGATTTTTTGGGCATTTTTGATACGGTTGCCTCGGTTGGTTTGGCCAACTCGGTGCCGATTGGCGGTGTTGAAGGGCACTATGCTTGGGCCAGTGAGGAGAACTTGCAGGTCAGCTCTGCAGTTAAGCGTTGTGTGCATCTGGTATCAGCACATGAAGTGCGTGGCTCGTTTCCACTTGATTCAATTGGCAGTGGTGCACACTGTAAAGAGGTGGTCTACCCCGGTGTGCATTCGGATGTAGGTGGTGGCTACCCGCCAAATGATCAGGGGCGCTCTATTGGTGAGGGGGCGGCGGGGGATGCAAAAAAGCTTTCGCAAATTCCTTTGGCACAAATGTACCGCGAAGCCTTGATTGCCAGTGTGCCCTTGCTGGCCCCAATAGATTTTAATGATTTTCATCAAAGCAATTTCAAGATTGATCCAGTCACGGTCAAAGTCTTTAACGATTATATTGCGGCCACGCGCTTTGGCAGCGGCAAGCCATCTGGCGTGATGTGGCTGACAGAAATACAGGCTGAAGAGCCTTTGCTGCAGATTATTCACCGCCACTATGGCATTTTCTTGCGCTGGCGAAAAAGCATGCTGGGTAAGGTTCATTTGCTGCCCGGTATTGCAGCTTCGCTGGATAGTGCAGCGAAAAAAACGCAGGACCGGCATGACTTACAAACAACGGATCAGGCTTTACAGCAGGAATTAAATATGCTGGAAAAATACTCGCCCCTTGTTTCTGAGCTTTCTATCTGGCCAGCAAAAGTGGGCGATTGGAGTGGCGGAGTTTCTACAGAGTGGCATAAGCAGGAGGCGGTGTCGCCAGCAAGTAAAGTTTTATTTGAAACGCTGGTTCATGATTCCAGAGCATGGTTTAAACCCGGTAATTTTAGCGATGATGATCAGGTTTGGTTTAATGATGGAGGCATGGAAAAATCACGAAAAATAATGATTAAAAGTATTGAAGCGGAACAAGAAAGGATTCGCTCACCCTATCGTTTAAGTGATGAGCAAATGAAGTTGGTTGATAATAAAGATTACAAAAAGAATGTTGAGCGAATTGAAAATCTGAAAACCAATAAAACGTATATGGTAAGAAGCGGGGGCCAGGAGCCGATCAGGCTTTATGGCTATCTGCGCTGGCGGCATGTTTTTGGTGCAGCGGCTCTGTCTGCTCCGCTGCAAGAGCCTGTCAGCAAAGAAGTCATGCGCCGCAGAGAGCTTGAAAATCAGCAGCATGAGAATAATCTGCAAAGCTTAAATCAGCAAAACATCAATGCCAGAAAGCGTTATCAGGAAGGGCAAATAAATGCCCAAAGTTATGGAGAAGCTTTGCGGGATAATAGCTTACGTATGAGTGCTGAGCATCAGAGGCATGCTGCTGCAATGGCAGCAATAAAATAA
- the flgB gene encoding flagellar basal body rod protein FlgB, whose protein sequence is MLGRLDDYFRPQETALSLRSQRQEVLASNIANNDTPGYKARDFDFKKTFEAALQKNPVKPLQSTDPRHLQPKDNLDPLSKALLYRNPRQSGIDGNTVDMNAEMAAFSDNAIRYQAGITFMQKRIEGMRTALTGQ, encoded by the coding sequence ATGTTAGGTCGTTTGGACGATTACTTCCGCCCGCAGGAAACTGCGCTGTCGCTGCGCAGCCAGCGGCAAGAGGTATTGGCTTCAAATATTGCTAACAATGACACGCCGGGCTACAAGGCGCGCGATTTTGATTTCAAAAAAACATTTGAAGCCGCTTTGCAAAAAAATCCGGTGAAACCGCTGCAAAGCACTGATCCGCGCCATCTGCAGCCTAAAGATAATCTTGATCCTTTATCAAAGGCATTGCTCTACCGCAATCCAAGGCAATCGGGTATTGATGGCAATACGGTGGATATGAATGCTGAAATGGCGGCGTTTTCAGATAACGCGATTCGCTATCAGGCAGGGATTACTTTTATGCAAAAGCGGATTGAAGGCATGCGCACTGCGCTGACTGGCCAATAA
- the flgC gene encoding flagellar basal body rod protein FlgC — protein MMSMFRVFDIASTAMHAQTTRLNTVASNLANAESITSSNGQPYRAKQVVFQSAPIAGGGKGAVGVQVSDVIEDQSPPKLVYDPKNVLADANGYVAMPNVNVVEEMSNMISASRSYQTNADVMNTAKTLLLRTLALGQS, from the coding sequence ATGATGTCGATGTTCAGAGTATTTGATATTGCGTCTACTGCGATGCACGCGCAGACCACCCGTCTGAATACGGTGGCATCTAATTTAGCCAATGCGGAGTCAATTACCAGCTCTAATGGCCAGCCTTATCGTGCCAAGCAGGTGGTTTTCCAGTCAGCGCCGATTGCGGGGGGCGGCAAGGGCGCGGTAGGGGTGCAGGTTTCTGACGTGATTGAAGATCAATCCCCGCCTAAGCTGGTGTATGACCCCAAAAATGTGTTGGCCGATGCCAATGGTTATGTGGCGATGCCCAATGTCAATGTGGTTGAAGAAATGAGCAATATGATATCCGCTTCGCGCTCTTATCAAACCAATGCCGATGTAATGAATACGGCTAAAACCCTGCTGCTGCGCACCTTGGCGCTTGGTCAGTCATAA
- a CDS encoding flagellar hook assembly protein FlgD, translating to MIPRTTINSTTDYSSINKKVDSKASAADQQQDRFLKLLVKQLQSQDPMNPMDNAATTSQMAQISSVTGIEKLNTTMQSMMASFASAQSFQAAALIGKEVLTQGNQMKFDGTKPIDARVDLPANVSNIKVTITDKNGAVVDKITLPQQAAGAAGVVWDGKLDGDKLAAAGDYFISATGVKDGKEIALNTLTWQTASSVELAKTGVNVMLSNQKTVAFSDVKQIR from the coding sequence ATGATCCCTCGTACAACGATTAATTCGACTACTGATTACTCTTCCATTAATAAGAAGGTGGATAGCAAAGCTTCGGCGGCAGATCAGCAGCAGGATCGCTTTTTAAAGTTGCTGGTAAAGCAGTTGCAGAGCCAGGACCCGATGAATCCTATGGATAACGCGGCTACAACCAGCCAGATGGCTCAGATCAGCAGCGTAACGGGGATTGAAAAGCTCAATACCACGATGCAATCGATGATGGCGAGTTTTGCCTCGGCGCAAAGTTTTCAGGCGGCCGCTCTGATTGGCAAAGAGGTACTGACCCAAGGCAATCAGATGAAGTTTGATGGCACAAAGCCGATCGATGCCCGGGTGGATTTGCCTGCCAATGTAAGCAATATCAAGGTGACCATTACCGATAAAAATGGCGCGGTGGTAGATAAAATCACTTTGCCGCAGCAGGCTGCCGGAGCAGCTGGCGTGGTATGGGATGGTAAGCTGGATGGGGATAAGTTGGCGGCTGCGGGTGATTATTTTATTTCTGCGACGGGCGTGAAAGATGGCAAGGAAATTGCTTTAAATACCCTGACATGGCAAACGGCAAGCAGCGTTGAGTTGGCCAAAACGGGTGTAAATGTCATGTTAAGCAATCAAAAAACCGTTGCATTTAGCGATGTGAAACAAATTCGCTAA
- the flgE gene encoding flagellar hook protein FlgE: protein MGFQQGLSGLSASSKSLDAIGNNIANSSTVGFKQSRSEFADMYANSFASSSTISGMGGRTVAVTQQFGQGNITSTNNPLDIAITGNGYFRMVDGEAVSYTRNGQFQVDKEGFIVGNTGQKLTGWPFDLNANALQKGGTPTPLQLANGNIGAKTTGWTEVAGGGVSAGLQFGMNLDASQLAKDRTNPLAANYVGALNPADVKTFTNSTSAQVYDSQGVAHTLTMYFTKTAPNTWEVRTRFDSDPVSAPNDPVTNLPYPNVTFDSNGKLVDNTPLSFSTTLTSGATTPFAFHVGLEGTTQYGSPFGVNTIKQDGYPDGVLTGVAVDREGVILGKYSNGQNRAIGQVTLTNFTNSQGLQNLGDNRWGETFASGQPRTNDPGTSDLGSLQSASVEDANVDLTGELVNLITAQRTYQANAQTIKAQDTILQTIVNLR, encoded by the coding sequence ATGGGTTTCCAGCAGGGCTTGAGTGGTTTAAGTGCGTCGTCTAAGAGCCTAGACGCAATCGGTAATAATATCGCCAACTCGAGCACGGTCGGTTTTAAGCAATCGCGCTCGGAATTTGCGGATATGTACGCCAACTCTTTTGCCAGCTCCTCAACAATTTCCGGGATGGGCGGGCGCACGGTCGCTGTGACTCAGCAATTTGGTCAGGGCAATATTACGTCGACCAATAATCCGCTGGATATTGCCATTACAGGGAATGGTTATTTCCGTATGGTGGATGGCGAGGCCGTAAGCTACACCCGTAATGGCCAGTTTCAGGTCGATAAAGAAGGTTTTATTGTGGGAAATACCGGTCAGAAATTAACAGGCTGGCCCTTTGATCTGAACGCTAATGCCTTACAAAAGGGCGGTACACCCACCCCTTTACAACTGGCTAATGGCAATATCGGTGCAAAAACCACGGGCTGGACTGAAGTTGCTGGCGGTGGGGTGAGTGCAGGCCTGCAGTTTGGGATGAATCTGGATGCCAGCCAGCTGGCTAAAGACAGAACCAATCCACTGGCGGCTAATTATGTGGGGGCGTTAAACCCTGCAGATGTAAAAACCTTTACGAATTCTACCTCGGCGCAGGTCTATGACTCACAAGGGGTGGCTCATACGCTGACGATGTATTTTACAAAAACAGCGCCTAATACATGGGAAGTGAGGACGCGATTTGATAGCGATCCTGTCTCTGCGCCCAATGACCCCGTTACCAATTTGCCCTATCCCAATGTGACTTTTGATTCAAATGGTAAATTGGTTGATAACACGCCGCTGTCATTTAGTACTACTTTGACTTCCGGGGCCACAACGCCGTTTGCGTTTCATGTTGGCCTTGAGGGGACCACACAATACGGCAGCCCATTTGGTGTGAACACGATCAAGCAGGATGGTTATCCGGATGGCGTTTTAACAGGCGTTGCGGTGGACCGTGAAGGCGTGATTCTGGGGAAGTATTCTAATGGCCAGAACAGGGCGATTGGCCAGGTGACGCTGACCAACTTTACTAATTCTCAGGGTTTGCAAAACTTAGGGGATAATCGCTGGGGTGAAACCTTTGCTTCGGGCCAACCCAGAACCAATGACCCGGGCACCAGTGATCTGGGCTCGCTTCAGTCTGCTTCTGTAGAAGATGCCAACGTTGATTTAACGGGTGAGCTGGTTAATCTGATTACGGCTCAGCGAACCTACCAGGCCAATGCGCAAACGATTAAGGCCCAGGATACTATCCTGCAAACGATTGTGAACTTGCGTTAA
- the flgF gene encoding flagellar basal-body rod protein FlgF — MLYIAMTGAKQTMLRQASVANNLANVATPGFRAELTAARAVPVIGGSGVPSRAYVVEQTTGADFTPGIVQQTGRALDVAVNGEGWLSVQTPTGEAYTRNGGFEIDAAGLLKTRSGLVVQGENGPLTIPENTRITIAKDGTISGAPFDNPAQAVEIGRLKLVNPSERELEKGSDGLFRQRNGEVAQADAGVKLASESLEVSNVNPVDQLVQMIGSQRQYDLQIKMMQTVDQNARSAAQLLTLTG; from the coding sequence ATGTTGTACATTGCAATGACCGGGGCAAAGCAAACCATGCTGCGCCAAGCGTCTGTTGCCAATAATCTGGCCAATGTGGCTACGCCCGGTTTCAGGGCCGAGCTGACCGCTGCACGCGCAGTGCCGGTGATCGGCGGCAGCGGAGTGCCAAGCCGGGCTTATGTGGTTGAGCAGACCACCGGCGCTGATTTTACGCCGGGGATTGTGCAGCAGACTGGCCGGGCTTTGGATGTGGCGGTGAATGGGGAAGGCTGGCTGTCTGTGCAAACACCGACGGGCGAGGCTTATACGCGTAATGGCGGCTTTGAAATTGATGCGGCTGGGCTGTTGAAAACACGCAGCGGTTTGGTTGTGCAGGGTGAGAATGGCCCGCTGACTATTCCTGAAAATACCCGTATTACGATTGCAAAAGACGGGACTATTTCAGGAGCGCCGTTTGATAATCCAGCACAGGCAGTAGAAATTGGGCGGCTTAAACTGGTTAATCCGTCCGAGCGTGAGCTCGAAAAAGGCAGTGATGGCTTATTCCGCCAAAGAAACGGCGAAGTAGCACAGGCGGATGCTGGCGTGAAACTTGCTTCGGAGTCTTTAGAGGTCAGTAATGTGAACCCGGTTGATCAGCTGGTACAAATGATCGGATCGCAGCGCCAATATGATTTACAAATCAAAATGATGCAAACCGTGGATCAGAACGCCAGAAGTGCAGCGCAGTTGTTAACACTGACAGGCTAA
- the flgG gene encoding flagellar basal-body rod protein FlgG, producing MMRSLWIAKTGMDAMQMNVDVISHNLANVSTNGFKRERAVFEDLLYQNLRQPGGSTSAQTQQPTGLQLGTGVRPVATARIHMQGNLQLTDGPLDVAINGQGFLQIAMPDGTTAYTRDGSFQVDSQGAVVTASGYALQPALQVPQGTTKLTIAKDGTVTAIVNNDSAAPVQLGNIQLATFINPPGLQSVGENLYMETTASGAPTVGTPGTNGLGALNQGYVETSNVNVTEELINMIQAQRSFEINSKAIKTSDEMLQKLTQL from the coding sequence ATGATGCGCTCGCTGTGGATTGCCAAAACCGGCATGGATGCCATGCAGATGAATGTAGACGTCATCTCGCATAATCTGGCTAACGTCAGCACGAATGGTTTTAAGCGGGAACGTGCGGTATTTGAAGATTTGCTTTACCAGAATTTACGTCAGCCCGGCGGATCAACCAGCGCGCAAACTCAGCAGCCAACAGGTTTGCAATTGGGAACCGGTGTGCGCCCCGTGGCCACGGCAAGAATTCATATGCAGGGTAATTTACAACTTACTGATGGCCCGCTGGATGTGGCGATTAATGGTCAGGGCTTTTTGCAAATTGCCATGCCCGATGGCACTACGGCTTACACCCGTGATGGCTCGTTTCAGGTAGACAGCCAGGGCGCGGTGGTGACGGCAAGTGGCTATGCCTTGCAGCCTGCTTTACAAGTTCCGCAGGGAACAACCAAGTTAACGATTGCTAAAGATGGTACGGTGACGGCGATTGTAAATAATGATTCGGCCGCACCTGTACAGCTGGGCAATATTCAGCTGGCTACATTTATTAATCCGCCAGGCTTGCAGTCTGTGGGTGAAAACTTATACATGGAAACCACCGCTTCGGGTGCGCCAACGGTGGGTACGCCGGGCACCAATGGCCTGGGCGCGCTGAATCAGGGCTATGTAGAAACATCCAATGTGAATGTGACTGAAGAGTTGATCAATATGATTCAGGCGCAACGCTCTTTTGAAATTAATTCAAAGGCGATTAAAACGTCTGACGAAATGCTGCAAAAGCTGACGCAGCTTTAG
- a CDS encoding flagellar basal body L-ring protein FlgH codes for MMMRLAVTAMIAVLLAACSTTPPSVVTLPTTARPVQPVVASINNGSIFQPNSSRLLFEERVARNIGDLLNITIEENLSAVNTSNSSSNKAGSLDYSTTGNIPLVPWDIEKYFSREGAAAVKLAGTNKFEGKGATNSTNTFKGTISVTVTDLLANGNLIVGGEKQVAVNNQINTLRFTGVVNPLDIKAGNTISSNKVADARIEQLGVGSMADANTIGWLQRFFLNVMPF; via the coding sequence ATGATGATGCGCCTTGCCGTTACGGCAATGATTGCCGTTTTGCTTGCCGCTTGCAGTACCACACCGCCATCGGTGGTGACGCTGCCGACAACGGCCAGACCCGTGCAGCCTGTGGTGGCAAGTATCAATAATGGCTCTATTTTTCAGCCCAATAGCTCGCGCTTGTTGTTTGAAGAGCGCGTGGCCCGGAATATCGGTGATTTGCTGAATATCACGATTGAAGAAAACCTTTCTGCCGTGAATACGTCTAATAGCAGCAGTAATAAGGCTGGATCACTCGATTACAGTACCACCGGCAATATTCCTTTAGTGCCGTGGGATATTGAAAAATACTTCTCGCGGGAGGGGGCTGCGGCTGTGAAGCTGGCAGGAACCAATAAATTTGAAGGTAAGGGGGCAACCAATAGCACCAACACCTTTAAAGGTACGATTTCGGTTACGGTAACTGATTTATTGGCCAATGGTAATTTGATCGTGGGCGGTGAAAAGCAAGTTGCCGTGAATAATCAAATTAATACCCTGCGTTTTACCGGCGTGGTTAATCCGCTGGATATCAAGGCGGGGAATACGATTTCATCGAATAAAGTGGCCGATGCGCGCATCGAGCAACTGGGCGTGGGCTCCATGGCGGATGCCAATACCATAGGCTGGTTGCAGCGGTTTTTCTTAAATGTCATGCCATTTTGA
- a CDS encoding flagellar basal body P-ring protein FlgI: MSRFALICCLLFVLAPARAEKLKELASVAGVRNNQLVGYGLVVGLDGSGDQTTQTPFTVQSVVNMLTNLGIQVPSGGNLQLKNVAAVTVTSTLPAFARPGQPLDVTIASIGNAKSLRGGTLLMAPLKGADGQIYAMAQGNIIVAGAGASAGGSSTQVNQLATGRIPAGATVEKSVPTLLGNGEFIQLELLATDFTTANRVVNAVNSQYPGTAVALDGRVIQVRAPQDNNLRVAFLSRLENIDVTPAESGPKVVINARTGSIVMNQAVKLDSCAIAHGNLTVTITAENTVAQPNPLAGGKTTKVQNADIQIQADKGPIVRLPKSSTLRDVVRALNAVGATPQDLLAILQAMKAAGSLKAELEVI, from the coding sequence ATGTCTCGCTTTGCCCTGATTTGCTGTTTGTTATTTGTGCTTGCGCCTGCCCGTGCTGAAAAGCTGAAAGAGTTGGCCTCGGTTGCAGGCGTGCGTAATAACCAGCTGGTGGGGTATGGCTTGGTGGTGGGGCTTGATGGCAGCGGCGATCAGACCACGCAAACGCCGTTTACTGTGCAATCGGTAGTGAATATGCTGACCAATCTGGGGATTCAGGTGCCCAGTGGCGGTAATTTGCAGCTAAAAAACGTGGCAGCGGTGACGGTTACATCGACTCTGCCTGCTTTTGCAAGACCAGGTCAGCCTTTGGATGTGACGATTGCTTCAATTGGTAATGCCAAGTCTTTGCGTGGCGGCACGCTCCTGATGGCTCCGCTGAAAGGGGCAGACGGGCAAATTTATGCCATGGCGCAGGGTAATATTATTGTGGCTGGTGCCGGTGCATCGGCAGGTGGCTCCAGTACGCAGGTGAATCAGCTGGCGACAGGGCGTATCCCTGCCGGTGCAACAGTCGAGAAATCCGTGCCTACTCTTTTAGGAAATGGTGAGTTTATTCAGCTGGAGCTGCTGGCTACCGATTTTACTACCGCTAATCGTGTGGTGAATGCGGTGAACTCCCAGTATCCGGGCACGGCAGTGGCTTTGGATGGTCGGGTGATTCAGGTTCGTGCGCCGCAGGATAATAATTTGCGCGTGGCTTTTTTATCACGGCTGGAAAACATCGATGTTACCCCGGCAGAATCCGGGCCTAAGGTCGTTATTAATGCCCGCACAGGCTCGATTGTGATGAATCAGGCCGTAAAGCTGGATAGCTGCGCAATAGCGCATGGCAATTTAACCGTGACCATCACGGCAGAGAATACGGTTGCTCAGCCCAATCCTCTGGCAGGCGGAAAAACAACTAAGGTGCAAAACGCGGATATCCAGATTCAGGCTGATAAAGGCCCTATCGTGCGTTTGCCTAAATCCAGCACCTTGCGCGATGTGGTGCGGGCGCTGAATGCTGTGGGTGCAACGCCCCAGGATTTGCTGGCTATTTTGCAGGCAATGAAAGCTGCGGGCAGCTTAAAAGCGGAGCTTGAAGTCATCTGA
- the flgJ gene encoding flagellar assembly peptidoglycan hydrolase FlgJ, whose product MISSANPSSNDLAIDVRGVDSLRQLARKDPNKAALAVAREFEALLTSQMLKSMREATPKYDEMESGTADMFRGMHDQQLTQMWSKQGGVGFAESIVRQIELQRDPSLYQKPSPSFHNSLPAAKAAGISAKDAVLSGDSFASKLASHAEGAAASLGVSPHVLVAHAALESGWGKKPIKDAAGADSHNLFGIKATKDWKGKTSDITTTEFVGGQAQKRVESFRVYDSYADAFNDYASLIKRRYSDAVGQGANAQGYAKALQSGGYATDPQYANKLAQVAEQLRRQLA is encoded by the coding sequence ATGATCTCTTCAGCTAATCCATCCAGTAATGATCTTGCCATTGATGTTCGTGGTGTGGATAGCCTGCGTCAGCTGGCACGCAAAGATCCTAATAAAGCAGCGCTGGCCGTGGCGCGTGAATTTGAAGCTTTGCTGACCAGTCAGATGCTTAAATCGATGCGCGAAGCCACGCCTAAATATGATGAGATGGAATCTGGTACCGCTGATATGTTTCGCGGCATGCATGATCAACAGCTGACCCAGATGTGGTCTAAGCAGGGCGGCGTAGGATTTGCCGAATCGATTGTGCGGCAGATTGAGTTGCAACGGGATCCCTCGCTTTATCAGAAGCCGTCACCTTCATTTCATAACAGCTTGCCAGCGGCAAAAGCGGCCGGGATTTCGGCAAAAGATGCCGTTTTGAGCGGTGATTCTTTTGCTTCCAAATTAGCCTCTCATGCTGAAGGTGCAGCCGCATCGCTGGGCGTGTCCCCGCATGTGCTGGTGGCGCATGCCGCTTTAGAATCGGGTTGGGGTAAAAAACCGATCAAAGATGCTGCAGGAGCAGATAGCCACAATTTGTTTGGCATTAAAGCGACTAAAGATTGGAAAGGTAAAACCAGTGATATCACCACCACAGAGTTTGTGGGCGGGCAAGCACAAAAACGGGTAGAAAGTTTTCGAGTTTATGATTCCTATGCGGATGCTTTTAATGATTACGCAAGTCTGATTAAGCGTCGCTATAGCGATGCGGTCGGGCAGGGCGCGAATGCGCAGGGCTATGCCAAGGCATTGCAATCAGGCGGTTACGCCACTGATCCGCAATATGCGAATAAATTGGCGCAAGTGGCCGAACAATTACGACGTCAGTTGGCGTAA